One Ricinus communis isolate WT05 ecotype wild-type chromosome 7, ASM1957865v1, whole genome shotgun sequence genomic region harbors:
- the LOC8285449 gene encoding ALBINO3-like protein 1, chloroplastic: MVVVSLSSSLPNLVLSPFHNQIKTTAFNPLLRPQFGSFSTTHKPFLRGSVFVARYGFKPGLFPDPDEGLIKDLFTKAESLLYTIADAAVSSSDTVNTTTKQTNNNDWLSGITSYMETVLKVLQNGLSGLHVPYAYGFAIILLTVLVKAATFPLTKKQVESAMAMRSLQPQIKAIQQQYAGNQEKIQLETARLYKLAGINPFAGCLPTLATIPVWIGLYRALSNVADEGLLTEGFFWIPSLAGPTTVAARQNGSGISWLFPFVDGHPPLGWYDTFAYLVLPVLLVVSQYISVQIMQSSQNNDPNMKSSQAITQLLPLMIGYFALSVPSGLSLYWLTNNILSTAQQVWLQKLGGAKNPVSQEDHLRVQKSVDQLQVQKSVSELDSTKAKAIQVEKLTPEGLRPGERFKQLKEQEAKRKQQREEEKRKAEEAAAISSQTANGSLHASERENGVSMSGADVVDDKFAHDSSAAGVIINGEISNSESSGRVEQQSDENKQKKVN; this comes from the exons atggTGGTTGTTTCTTTGTCTTCTTCATTACCAAACCTCGTGCTCTCCCCTTTCCATAACCAAATTAAAACCACCGCTTTCAACCCACTCCTCAGACCTCAATTTGGTTCCTTTTCAACTACCCACAAACCATTTCTTCGTGGGTCGGTTTTCGTTGCTCGTTATGGGTTCAAACCCGGTTTGTTTCCTGACCCAGATGAAGGGTTAATCAAAGATTTGTTTACTAAAGCTGAGAGTCTTCTTTACACGATTGCTGATGCTGCTGTTTCTAGTTCTGATACTGTTAACACTACAACCAAACAAACCAACAATAATGATTGGCTCTCTGGTATTACCTCTTATATGGAGACCGTTTTAAAG GTTTTGCAAAATGGGTTGTCTGGTTTGCACGTTCCTTATGCTTATGGGTTTGCTATTATATTGTTAACTGTTCTTGTTAAAGCTGCCACTTTTCCTTTGACTAAGAAGCAG GTAGAATCTGCTATGGCAATGCGATCGCTGCAGCCTCAGATAAAGGCCATTCAACAACAATATGCTGGAAATCAG GAGAAAATTCAACTGGAGACAGCCCGGTTATATAAATTAGCTGGCATAAATCCATTTGCAG GGTGCCTGCCCACTCTTGCTACAATACCTGTATGGATTGGATTATATAGAGCCCTTTCCAATGTAGCAGATGAG GGGCTTCTCACTGAAGGCTTCTTTTGGATACCCTCCCTTGCTGGTCCAACTACAGTTGCTGCCCGTCAAAATGGCAGTGGCATCTCGTGGCTTTTCCCATTTGTT GATGGACATCCACCACTTGGATGGTATGATACCTTCGCATACCTTGTCTTGCCTGTGCTGCTGGTTGTCTCACAGTATATTTCTGTCCAAATTATGCAATCATCACAG AATAATGACCCAAACATGAAGAGTTCTCAAGCTATAACACAGCTCCTTCCATTAATGATTGGTTATTTTGCTCTTTCAGTTCCCTCTGGTCTAAGTCTTTATTG GTTAACAAATAACATATTGAGTACAGCACAACAAGTATGGCTTCAGAAGTTAGGGGGTGCAAAAAATCCTGTTAGCCAAGAAGATCATCTCCGGGTTCAGAAGTCTGTAGACCAACTTCAGGTTCAGAAGTCTGTCTCTGAATTAGATTCAACAAAAGCTAAGGCTATACAAGTTGAGAAACTGACTCCAGAAGGATTACGTCCTGGGGAAAG ATTTAAACAGCTAAAGGAGCAAGAGgccaaaagaaaacaacaaagagaagaagagaagaggaAAGCTGAAGAGGCGGCTGCAATAAGTAGTCAAACAGCAAATGGTAGTCTACATGCATCTGAGAGGGAGAATGGGGTTAGCATGTCTGGTGCTGATGTGGTTGATGACAAGTTTGCACACGATTCCTCTGCTGCTGGAGTTATTATAAATGGTGAAATTTCCAATTCCGAGTCCTCTGGGAGGGTTGAACAACAGTCCGATGAAAATAAACAGAAG AAAGTGAACTAG
- the LOC8285448 gene encoding photosystem II core complex proteins psbY, chloroplastic: MAATMATMAILNTKCLSNINSGKNINKPTTTKPISLLSMQELPKGLTISKPTNENKLLAGTAIAGAIFSTLSSCDPAFAAQQIAEIAEGDNRGLALLLPIIPALGWVLFNILRPALNQINRMRETKGVIIGLGLGGLAATGFMAAAPEASASENIAMIADAASDNRGQLLLFVVAPAILWVLYNILQPALNQINRMRSE; the protein is encoded by the coding sequence ATGGCAGCAACAATGGCAACAATGGCAATACTGAATACCAAGTGCTTGAGCAACATCAACTCAGGCAAAAACATCAACAAGCCAACAACAACAAAACCTATCTCCCTCCTTTCCATGCAAGAACTACCAAAAGGTTTAACCATCTCAAAACCAACAAATGAAAACAAACTTCTTGCAGGAACAGCCATAGCAGGAGCAATCTTTTCTACTTTAAGTTCATGCGATCCAGCTTTTGCTGCTCAACAAATAGCAGAAATAGCAGAAGGTGACAACCGTGGCTTAGCACTTCTTCTTCCAATAATACCAGCACTAGGTTGGGTGCTATTCAACATTCTTCGACCAGCACTTAACCAAATCAACAGAATGAGAGAAACAAAGGGTGTGATTATTGGGCTTGGATTAGGTGGTCTGGCTGCAACAGGGTTCATGGCAGCAGCACCTGAAGCATCAGCAAGTGAGAACATTGCTATGATTGCTGATGCAGCGAGTGACAATAGGGGTCAGCTTTTGTTATTTGTTGTAGCTCCTGCTATTCTTTGGGTACTTTACAATATTCTACAACCGGCTTTGAACCAAATCAACAGGATGAGGTCTGAAtga
- the LOC8285447 gene encoding uncharacterized protein LOC8285447, whose translation MKPTKPPVLKYFLVSLFLSLPLLLFFFFFFFSLKTTTNPPPANDRSSTATITGLKIRPGYKTYDSYIQRQLNKTLNPKLRKTWLTRDWDRKVRVFAHFFQDLKQENLVFNNSKALSIGARVGQEVEAFKRIGVTDSVGIDLVPYPPSVIKGDFHHQPFDDETFDFEFSNVFDHALFPEKFVSEIERTLKPGGVCVLHVAVNRRSDKYSANDLFSVQPLIQLFKNSELVHVRKVDGFGLDTEVVFKKKKA comes from the coding sequence atgaaACCAACAAAACCACCTGTACTGAAATACTTTCTTGTTtcccttttcctttctcttcctctccttctcttcttcttcttcttcttcttctctctcaAAACCACCACCAACCCACCACCGGCAAACGACCGTTCTTCCACCGCCACAATCACCGGTTTGAAAATCCGACCAGGGTACAAAACCTACGATTCATACATACAACGTCAACTAAACAAAACCCTCAATCCTAAGCTAAGAAAAACATGGTTAACACGTGATTGGGATCGTAAAGTTAGAGTCTTTGCACATTTTTTTCAAGATTTGAAACAAGAAAACCTTGTTTTTAACAATTCTAAGGCTTTAAGCATTGGAGCTCGTGTTGGCCAAGAAGTTGAAGCTTTTAAACGTATTGGCGTCACTGACTCTGTGGGTATTGATCTCGTGCCCTATCCGCCGTCTGTTATAAAAGGTGACTTTCATCATCAACCGTTTGATGATGAGACTTTTGATTTCGAATTCTCGAACGTGTTTGATCATGCTTTGTTTCCTGAGAAATTTGTTTCTGAGATTGAACGGACGTTGAAGCCTGGTGGGGTTTGTGTTTTGCACGTGGCGGTTAATAGACGGTCCGATAAGTATTCTGCTAACGATTTGTTTAGTGTTCAACCGTTGATTCAGTTGTTTAAGAACTCGGAGTTGGTTCATGTCCGGAAAGTTGATGGGTTCGGATTGGATACTGAGGTGGttttcaaaaagaagaaggcataa